One genomic window of Deinococcus aetherius includes the following:
- the hutH gene encoding histidine ammonia-lyase: MILDRHLTLSDFGRVVRGGEPVTLAPGARERLRRARAVIERIVDGDEAVYGVNTGFGKFATVRIPREELAHLQHNLIVSHAIGVGEPLPTEVVRGMMLLRAQSLALGHSGVREEVVELLLALLNAGAHPVIPAQGSVGASGDLAPLAHLALALIGQGSVDHGGAARPAAGVLADLGLAPLELQAKEGLALINGTQLMGSLLALSVLDARLLARTANLAAALTVEALRGSHRPFRDDVVRLRPHPGALEAASEVRAFLAGSEIAPSHADCGRVQDAYSLRAVPQVHGATLDVIAHAERVLATEFASVTDNPLIFPETGEVVSGGNFHGQPLALTADALTVAVAELASISERRCEQLLNPALSGLPGFLTPHGGLNSGLMIAQYTAAALVSENKVLSHPASVDSIPTSANQEDHVSMGAHAGRKLRQVLENTATVLSIELLCASQALDFQPLRAGAGVDGAYRFIRRLTPPLEHDRYYKPDLDCLLREVRSGAVLAAGQAAVSTQPDVTPPPEAPTLPCPEEPTSRH; encoded by the coding sequence ATGATTCTGGATCGCCACCTGACCCTTTCCGACTTCGGGCGCGTCGTGCGCGGCGGCGAGCCGGTGACGCTGGCGCCGGGTGCTCGTGAGCGGCTCCGCCGGGCCCGCGCCGTCATCGAGCGCATCGTGGACGGGGACGAGGCCGTCTACGGGGTGAACACCGGCTTCGGGAAGTTCGCCACCGTCCGTATTCCCCGGGAGGAACTGGCCCACCTCCAGCACAACCTGATCGTCTCGCACGCCATCGGGGTGGGGGAGCCGCTGCCCACCGAGGTCGTGCGCGGCATGATGCTCCTGCGCGCCCAGTCGCTCGCGCTGGGGCACTCCGGCGTGCGCGAGGAGGTCGTGGAATTGCTGCTCGCCCTGCTGAACGCCGGGGCGCACCCCGTCATCCCCGCCCAGGGCTCGGTGGGCGCGAGCGGTGACCTCGCCCCGCTGGCCCACCTCGCGCTGGCCCTGATCGGCCAGGGCAGCGTCGACCACGGGGGAGCCGCGCGACCGGCCGCCGGGGTCCTCGCCGACCTCGGCCTCGCGCCGCTCGAACTCCAGGCCAAGGAGGGGCTCGCCCTGATCAACGGCACGCAGCTCATGGGCAGCCTCCTCGCCCTGAGCGTCCTCGACGCCCGGCTGCTCGCGCGCACCGCCAACCTCGCGGCGGCGCTGACGGTCGAGGCCCTGCGGGGAAGTCACCGGCCCTTCCGGGACGACGTGGTGAGGCTGCGCCCGCACCCCGGCGCGCTGGAGGCCGCCTCGGAGGTGCGGGCCTTCCTGGCGGGGAGCGAGATCGCGCCCTCCCACGCGGACTGCGGGCGGGTGCAGGACGCCTACAGCCTGCGGGCCGTTCCCCAGGTCCACGGCGCGACCCTCGACGTGATCGCCCACGCGGAGCGGGTCCTCGCCACCGAGTTCGCCTCCGTGACCGACAACCCCCTGATCTTCCCGGAGACGGGCGAGGTGGTCAGCGGCGGGAACTTCCACGGCCAGCCCCTCGCGCTGACCGCCGACGCGCTCACGGTGGCCGTGGCGGAACTCGCCAGCATCTCCGAGCGGCGCTGCGAGCAACTCCTGAACCCGGCCCTCAGCGGCCTGCCGGGCTTTCTCACCCCGCACGGGGGCCTGAACAGCGGCCTGATGATCGCCCAGTACACCGCCGCCGCGCTCGTCAGCGAGAACAAGGTCCTCTCACACCCGGCGAGCGTGGACTCCATCCCCACCAGCGCCAACCAGGAGGACCACGTCTCGATGGGCGCCCACGCCGGGCGCAAGCTGCGGCAGGTGCTCGAGAACACGGCCACCGTCCTGAGCATCGAACTCCTGTGCGCCTCGCAGGCCCTCGACTTCCAGCCCCTGCGGGCGGGCGCGGGCGTGGACGGCGCGTACCGGTTCATCCGGCGCCTCACCCCGCCGCTGGAACACGACCGCTATTACAAACCCGACCTCGACTGCCTGCTGAGGGAGGTCAGGAGTGGGGCCGTCCTCGCCGCCGGGCAGGCCGCCGTCTCGACCCAGCCTGACGTGACGCCCCCCCCCGAGGCCCCGACCCTTCCTTGCCCGGAGGAGCCCACATCCAGACACTGA
- a CDS encoding DUF892 family protein, producing MAMQGQGLQQLFVQGLQAVYSAEQQGLQAAQEIARNASDPQLQQLLQDQTQRAQGQIQRLEQAMGQAGASTEGIDNPIMRGILEAGQRIMSEAPDADTRDAGIIASGQIALHYYMAAYGTLRSYAQALGNQEAAEQMGQVLAERKEQDQQMTQLAEQVVNPQAS from the coding sequence ATGGCGATGCAAGGGCAGGGACTCCAGCAATTGTTCGTTCAGGGGTTGCAGGCGGTGTACAGCGCCGAGCAGCAGGGCCTCCAGGCCGCGCAGGAGATCGCGCGGAACGCTTCGGATCCCCAGCTCCAGCAGCTCCTGCAAGACCAGACGCAGCGGGCGCAGGGGCAGATTCAGCGCCTGGAACAGGCCATGGGGCAGGCGGGCGCGTCCACAGAAGGCATCGACAACCCCATCATGCGCGGCATCCTGGAGGCCGGTCAGCGCATCATGAGTGAGGCTCCCGACGCCGACACGCGCGACGCGGGGATCATCGCGTCGGGGCAGATCGCCCTGCACTACTACATGGCCGCCTACGGCACCCTGCGCTCCTACGCGCAGGCCCTGGGCAACCAGGAAGCCGCCGAGCAGATGGGGCAGGTGCTCGCCGAACGCAAGGAGCAGGATCAGCAGATGACCCAACTCGCCGAGCAGGTCGTCAACCCGCAGGCCTCGTAG
- a CDS encoding HupE/UreJ family protein, with product MTLPGTPLFTWLLALLLALLPGRVSAHPMPTTTLQLDLHPTSVTAELALPLNELQLATRWNLLGNPSALEQYGSQLRAYLLGHLAATTPSGQAWTVSVGEPTLTQAEQTMTGPYQEFVVPVQLTPPAGASTRTFTLKYDAIVHQVATHNILVSLRRDWERGLNNEGGNENVEVGVIRTDTRTGLVPLLPVNQEQGSAWRGFVGIFKLGVRHIAEGTDHLLFLLTLLLPAPLLAVMGRRPHWEGFGDTRRSLLNIVKITTAFTVGHSLTLLLGTLRIVNVPDQPIEALIAVSILVSAVHALRPIFPGRELVVAGGFGLIHGLAFSYTLAELNLSPWQTALSLLGFNLGIEAMQLVVIAVTMPWLILLAQTKLYPPVRVTGASLAVLASLGWLGQRLGVENPLGTLADNLGLVGPWALLALAALAVVGFVLTRPRNTQTSPS from the coding sequence TTGACCCTCCCCGGAACGCCCCTTTTCACCTGGCTGCTGGCCCTGCTCCTCGCCCTGCTGCCGGGGCGGGTGTCGGCGCACCCCATGCCGACCACCACCCTGCAACTCGACCTCCACCCCACGTCCGTCACGGCGGAACTCGCGCTCCCCCTGAACGAACTGCAACTGGCAACGCGCTGGAATCTGCTCGGCAATCCCTCGGCCCTGGAACAGTACGGTTCGCAACTGAGAGCCTACCTGCTGGGGCACCTCGCCGCCACCACGCCCTCCGGGCAGGCCTGGACCGTCAGCGTGGGCGAACCGACGCTGACCCAGGCCGAGCAGACGATGACCGGCCCCTACCAGGAGTTCGTGGTGCCCGTGCAACTCACGCCCCCCGCCGGGGCGAGCACCCGCACCTTCACGCTGAAGTACGACGCCATCGTGCATCAGGTGGCGACCCACAACATCCTCGTCTCTCTGCGGCGTGACTGGGAGCGCGGATTGAACAACGAGGGCGGGAACGAGAACGTGGAGGTCGGCGTCATCCGCACCGACACGCGCACCGGGCTCGTGCCGCTCCTCCCCGTGAATCAGGAACAGGGCAGCGCGTGGCGGGGCTTCGTCGGCATCTTCAAGCTCGGGGTGCGCCACATCGCCGAGGGCACCGACCACCTCCTGTTCCTGCTGACCCTGCTGCTTCCCGCCCCGCTGCTGGCCGTGATGGGGCGCCGTCCGCACTGGGAAGGCTTCGGCGACACCCGGCGCTCGCTGCTGAACATCGTCAAGATCACCACGGCCTTCACGGTCGGCCACTCCCTGACCCTGTTGCTGGGCACCCTGCGGATCGTGAACGTCCCAGACCAGCCCATCGAGGCACTGATCGCCGTCTCGATCCTGGTCTCGGCCGTCCACGCCCTGCGGCCGATCTTTCCCGGGCGGGAGTTGGTCGTGGCCGGGGGCTTCGGGCTGATTCACGGGCTGGCCTTTTCCTACACCCTGGCGGAGTTGAACCTCAGTCCGTGGCAAACGGCGCTGAGCCTGCTCGGCTTCAACCTGGGGATCGAGGCGATGCAGCTCGTGGTGATCGCGGTGACGATGCCGTGGCTGATCCTGCTGGCCCAGACGAAGCTCTACCCCCCGGTGCGCGTGACCGGGGCCTCGCTCGCCGTGCTGGCCTCGCTGGGCTGGCTGGGGCAGCGGCTGGGCGTGGAGAACCCGCTGGGCACGCTGGCGGACAACCTGGGACTCGTCGGCCCGTGGGCCCTGCTCGCGCTGGCGGCCCTGGCCGTGGTGGGGTTCGTCCTCACGCGGCCGAGGAATACGCAGACCTCCCCGTCCTGA
- a CDS encoding Uma2 family endonuclease yields MTDPAFQAMSVEEYLRSEETSPYKREYVGGFVYSLHGQAGVSQPHSLISMNIAGTLFPQARRQGCRLHLADMRLHVNSTIVYPDVMLVCGQDIPHPLYETAPCLLVEVLSPSTAANDRVGKYAMYTGLPGLQTYLIVEQTQRRVYEYQRAGDEWRLREVAGAGEVGVPCLDLSLSLDDVYAGVLEPQ; encoded by the coding sequence ATGACGGACCCCGCGTTCCAGGCCATGAGCGTGGAGGAGTACCTGCGCTCGGAGGAGACGAGTCCCTACAAGCGCGAGTACGTGGGCGGCTTCGTGTACTCGCTGCACGGGCAGGCGGGGGTGAGCCAGCCGCACTCGCTGATCAGCATGAACATTGCCGGGACGCTCTTTCCCCAGGCTCGACGGCAGGGATGCCGCCTTCACCTGGCCGACATGCGCCTGCACGTGAATTCGACCATCGTCTACCCCGACGTGATGCTCGTCTGCGGCCAGGACATCCCGCACCCGCTGTACGAGACGGCCCCCTGCCTGCTGGTGGAGGTCCTCTCGCCGAGCACCGCCGCGAACGACCGGGTGGGCAAGTACGCGATGTACACGGGGCTGCCGGGCCTGCAAACGTACCTGATCGTGGAGCAGACCCAGCGGCGCGTCTACGAGTACCAGCGGGCGGGCGACGAGTGGCGGCTGCGCGAGGTGGCGGGGGCGGGTGAGGTGGGGGTGCCCTGCCTGGACCTGAGCCTGTCCCTCGACGACGTGTACGCTGGGGTGCTGGAGCCGCAGTAA
- the hutI gene encoding imidazolonepropionase — MPRRDSPGPESWETLFTGISHLVTPAPGPQRGPAMRELTVVEDAALLVQGGLVAWVGPRRDAPRTPSTRDLGGVAVVPGLVDPHTHAVWAGDRLADFEARLAGVPYEEMLARGGGIRSTVRATAAAPMEELVQLARPRLEALARSGATTVEVKSGYGLDFEAEVRMLRAVRELQSLLSVTLLPTLLIHVPPETGRAAYVQAVCAELIPQVAGEGLAVAVDVFCEREAFTVGETRAILSAARGHDLGVKLHADQFHALGGVELACDLGALSVDHLEASGPAQIVALAASETVATVLPGVTLHLGLPAAPARALIDAGACVAVGTDLNPGSSPLFNAGLALALAVRLNGLTPAEALTAGTVNAAAALGLRDRGALAAGQRADFLALHSPDWRDLVYTLGASPVRDVFVGGERISL, encoded by the coding sequence ATGCCTCGTCGTGACAGCCCCGGTCCTGAGAGCTGGGAGACGTTGTTCACGGGCATCTCGCACCTGGTGACGCCCGCCCCCGGTCCCCAGCGTGGCCCGGCCATGCGTGAGCTGACCGTGGTGGAGGACGCCGCCCTGCTCGTCCAGGGCGGGCTCGTCGCCTGGGTGGGGCCGCGACGGGACGCTCCCCGAACGCCGAGCACGCGGGACCTGGGAGGCGTGGCGGTCGTGCCCGGCCTGGTGGACCCGCACACGCACGCCGTCTGGGCCGGGGACCGCCTGGCCGACTTCGAGGCCCGTCTGGCGGGGGTGCCGTACGAGGAGATGCTGGCGCGCGGGGGCGGCATCCGCTCCACGGTGCGGGCGACGGCGGCGGCCCCGATGGAGGAACTCGTTCAACTCGCCCGGCCCCGCCTGGAGGCCCTGGCGCGTTCCGGCGCGACCACGGTCGAGGTCAAGAGCGGGTACGGGCTGGACTTCGAGGCTGAGGTGCGGATGCTCCGCGCGGTGCGCGAGTTGCAATCGCTTCTGTCCGTGACGCTGCTCCCCACCCTGCTGATCCACGTGCCCCCCGAGACGGGCCGCGCGGCGTACGTGCAGGCGGTCTGTGCCGAACTCATTCCCCAAGTGGCGGGCGAGGGGCTGGCCGTCGCGGTGGACGTGTTCTGCGAGCGGGAGGCCTTCACGGTAGGGGAGACGCGGGCGATCCTCAGCGCCGCGCGGGGGCATGACCTGGGCGTGAAGCTGCACGCCGACCAGTTCCACGCGCTCGGCGGGGTAGAGCTCGCCTGCGACCTCGGGGCGCTCAGCGTGGACCACCTGGAGGCGAGCGGCCCGGCGCAGATCGTGGCGCTGGCCGCCTCGGAGACCGTGGCGACGGTGCTTCCCGGCGTGACGCTCCACCTGGGGCTGCCCGCCGCGCCCGCCCGCGCGCTGATCGACGCCGGAGCCTGCGTGGCCGTCGGCACCGACCTGAACCCGGGCAGCTCGCCCCTCTTCAACGCCGGGCTCGCCCTGGCCCTGGCCGTGCGCCTGAACGGCCTCACGCCCGCCGAGGCGCTGACGGCGGGCACGGTCAACGCCGCCGCCGCGCTGGGCCTGCGCGACCGGGGCGCCCTGGCGGCGGGACAGCGGGCCGACTTTCTCGCGCTGCACTCGCCCGACTGGCGCGACCTCGTGTATACCCTCGGCGCCTCCCCCGTCCGCGACGTGTTCGTGGGCGGGGAGCGCATCTCCCTCTGA
- a CDS encoding M20/M25/M40 family metallo-hydrolase, giving the protein MTQSAPVHSDWFDRTRDLALLLTSWPSVTGTLGEAEFAGRLLAEVRSWPGFVDHPEDVWLSPARSGHGAWNLYALVRGQGARTVLLAGHYDTVGTDDYGEWQPLAGDARALAEQITRSLSEGETLGAAERLALADLAGGEFLPGRGLLDMKGGLAAGLAVLERYSRLPLGERPGHLLLVATPDEEGRSSGARAVAHDLPGLARELGLEIVAGLNLDATADVGSGEEGRAAYLGTVGKVLLSALVVGRPTHAAYPFDGVSASLLAAELLRRVEASPDLAEEVGDERAAAPACLELRDSRSGYDVTTPAWVWCAFNVLTLRRTPSEVLALFTEVARDVAKQAARDFGTRAARAGSLNAVSLGCQIPPVLTFGELRCRAEARVGVEATRAVIAACPPGPDPLRASREITVALLGLAGLEGPAIILGFGALHYPASHLSERLADGVLWEAVERHTARLSRDTGESLRVRGYFAGISDMSFLGQAADPCERDCVAAHTPHPAHVDPVPEDALEFPVVNIGPWGRDYHQRLERIHAPYAFQTVPELLWRLALDVLGQLEAGRAFAETCVAAD; this is encoded by the coding sequence ATGACCCAATCCGCCCCCGTCCACTCCGACTGGTTTGACCGGACCCGCGACCTCGCTCTCCTGCTGACGAGCTGGCCCAGCGTGACGGGGACACTGGGGGAGGCGGAGTTCGCGGGGCGGCTGCTGGCCGAGGTGCGGAGCTGGCCGGGGTTTGTGGATCACCCGGAGGACGTGTGGCTGAGTCCGGCGCGGTCGGGGCACGGGGCATGGAACCTCTACGCGCTCGTGCGGGGGCAGGGCGCGCGGACCGTCTTGCTTGCCGGGCACTACGACACCGTGGGCACCGACGACTACGGGGAGTGGCAGCCTCTTGCGGGGGACGCCCGGGCGCTCGCCGAGCAGATCACCCGCAGCCTGTCGGAGGGAGAGACGCTGGGGGCCGCCGAACGGCTCGCGCTCGCGGACCTGGCGGGTGGGGAGTTCCTGCCGGGGCGGGGCCTCCTCGACATGAAGGGCGGGCTGGCCGCCGGGCTCGCGGTGCTGGAGCGCTACAGCCGCCTGCCCCTGGGCGAGCGGCCCGGCCACCTCCTGCTCGTCGCCACCCCGGACGAGGAGGGCCGCTCCAGCGGGGCGCGGGCGGTGGCCCACGACCTGCCGGGGCTCGCCCGCGAGCTGGGGCTGGAGATCGTGGCGGGCCTGAACCTCGACGCCACCGCCGACGTGGGGAGCGGCGAGGAGGGGCGCGCGGCGTACCTGGGGACGGTGGGCAAGGTGTTGCTCTCGGCGCTCGTGGTGGGGCGGCCCACCCACGCGGCCTACCCCTTTGACGGGGTGAGCGCTTCCCTGCTCGCCGCCGAACTCCTGCGGCGGGTGGAGGCCTCGCCCGACCTCGCCGAGGAGGTGGGAGACGAGCGGGCCGCCGCGCCCGCCTGCCTGGAACTGCGCGACAGCCGTAGCGGCTACGACGTGACCACCCCGGCCTGGGTGTGGTGCGCCTTCAACGTCCTGACCCTGCGCCGCACCCCCAGCGAGGTGCTCGCCCTGTTCACCGAGGTGGCGCGCGACGTGGCCAAACAGGCCGCCCGTGATTTCGGGACCCGCGCTGCCCGGGCGGGGAGCCTCAACGCCGTGTCCCTGGGGTGTCAAATCCCCCCCGTGCTGACCTTCGGCGAGCTGCGGTGTCGGGCGGAGGCGCGTGTGGGCGTGGAGGCCACGCGGGCCGTCATCGCCGCCTGTCCTCCCGGCCCCGACCCCCTGCGCGCCAGCCGCGAGATCACAGTGGCGCTGCTGGGGCTGGCGGGGCTGGAGGGTCCGGCGATCATCCTGGGCTTCGGGGCGCTGCACTACCCGGCCTCTCACCTGTCGGAACGTCTCGCCGATGGGGTGCTTTGGGAAGCCGTCGAGCGACACACGGCCAGGCTCTCCCGCGATACGGGCGAGAGCCTGCGCGTGCGGGGCTACTTCGCGGGAATTTCGGACATGAGCTTCCTGGGGCAGGCGGCGGACCCGTGCGAGCGGGACTGCGTGGCGGCCCACACGCCGCACCCCGCCCACGTGGACCCCGTGCCGGAGGACGCCCTGGAGTTCCCCGTCGTCAACATCGGCCCCTGGGGGCGGGACTACCACCAGCGGCTGGAGCGCATCCACGCCCCCTACGCCTTCCAGACGGTGCCCGAACTCCTCTGGCGCCTCGCCCTCGACGTGCTGGGCCAACTCGAGGCCGGACGGGCGTTCGCCGAAACCTGCGTCGCCGCCGACTGA
- the hutU gene encoding urocanate hydratase, translated as MTQSPTSETAPVVRAPRGAQRTARGWIQEAAKRMLMNNLDPEVAEHPGELVVYGGRGKAARNWEAFHRIVETLDRLENDETLLIQSGKPVAVLKTHEWAPRVLIANSNLVPHWANWETFDRLDRAGLMMYGQMTAGSWIYIGTQGIVQGTYETFASAGKKHFGGSLKGTVTVTAGLGGMGGAQPLAVKLAGGVSITIEVDPTRIQKRLDTRYLDEVADGLEDAIARAERYKSEGVARSIGLLGNAAELVPRLVEIGYTPDLVTDQTSAHDPMWGYIPILAPDEDAGKLRAERPEVYRERAYAAMAGHVRAILELQKRGAVAFDYGNNLRQRAFEAGVENAFDYPGFVPAFIRDSFCEGRGPFRWVALSGDPGDIRATDRALLDLFPGDERLQSWLTYAADQIAFQGLPARICWLGYKERDRAALLFNEMVADGRLKAPVVIGRDHLDAGSVASPYRETEAMKDGSDAVSDWALLNFGVGIASGAAWMSFHHGGGVGLGFSQHAGLVAVADGTPEAAQRLSRCLVNDPGMGVVRHADAGYDLALDTARERGLDLPSLGITDRP; from the coding sequence ATGACTCAGTCCCCGACCTCCGAGACGGCCCCCGTCGTTCGCGCCCCGCGCGGCGCCCAGCGCACCGCCAGGGGCTGGATTCAGGAAGCCGCCAAGCGCATGCTCATGAATAACCTCGACCCCGAGGTGGCCGAACACCCCGGGGAACTGGTCGTGTACGGCGGGCGCGGCAAGGCGGCCCGGAACTGGGAGGCGTTTCACCGGATCGTGGAGACCCTCGACCGGCTGGAGAACGACGAGACGCTGCTGATCCAGTCGGGCAAACCCGTCGCCGTCTTGAAGACGCACGAGTGGGCGCCGCGCGTCTTGATCGCCAACTCCAACCTCGTGCCGCACTGGGCGAACTGGGAGACCTTCGACCGGCTCGACCGGGCGGGCCTGATGATGTACGGCCAGATGACCGCCGGAAGCTGGATCTACATCGGCACCCAGGGCATCGTGCAGGGCACCTACGAGACGTTTGCCAGCGCCGGGAAAAAGCACTTCGGCGGCAGCCTGAAGGGCACCGTCACCGTCACGGCGGGCCTGGGCGGCATGGGCGGCGCGCAGCCCCTCGCGGTGAAGCTGGCGGGCGGCGTGAGCATCACCATCGAGGTGGACCCCACCCGCATCCAGAAGCGCCTGGACACCCGGTATCTCGACGAGGTGGCGGACGGCCTGGAGGACGCCATCGCGCGGGCTGAGCGGTACAAGTCGGAGGGCGTCGCCCGCTCCATCGGCCTGCTCGGCAACGCCGCCGAACTCGTCCCCCGGCTGGTGGAGATCGGCTACACGCCCGACCTCGTGACCGACCAGACGAGCGCGCACGACCCGATGTGGGGCTACATTCCGATTCTCGCCCCCGACGAGGACGCGGGCAAACTTCGCGCCGAGCGGCCGGAGGTGTACCGCGAGCGGGCCTACGCGGCGATGGCCGGGCATGTCCGCGCCATCCTCGAACTTCAGAAACGGGGCGCGGTCGCCTTCGACTACGGCAACAACCTGCGGCAGCGGGCCTTCGAGGCGGGCGTGGAGAACGCCTTCGACTACCCCGGCTTCGTGCCCGCCTTCATCCGCGACTCCTTCTGCGAGGGCCGTGGCCCCTTCCGCTGGGTGGCCCTCAGCGGTGACCCGGGGGACATCCGCGCGACCGACCGGGCACTGCTCGACCTCTTCCCGGGGGACGAGCGGTTGCAATCCTGGCTGACCTACGCCGCCGATCAGATCGCCTTCCAGGGCCTCCCCGCGCGCATCTGCTGGCTGGGCTACAAGGAACGCGACCGGGCCGCGCTGCTGTTCAACGAGATGGTCGCGGACGGCCGCCTAAAGGCCCCCGTCGTGATCGGGCGCGACCACCTCGACGCGGGCAGCGTCGCCAGCCCCTACCGCGAGACCGAGGCGATGAAGGACGGCTCCGACGCGGTGTCCGACTGGGCGCTCCTGAACTTCGGGGTGGGCATCGCGTCGGGCGCGGCCTGGATGAGCTTCCACCACGGGGGCGGCGTGGGCCTGGGCTTCTCGCAGCACGCGGGGCTGGTGGCGGTCGCGGACGGCACGCCGGAGGCCGCGCAGAGGCTCAGCCGTTGCCTCGTCAACGACCCCGGCATGGGCGTAGTCCGCCACGCGGACGCCGGATACGACCTCGCGCTCGACACGGCCCGTGAACGCGGCCTCGACCTGCCCAGCCTGGGAATCACGGACAGGCCATGA
- a CDS encoding arginase family protein, translating into MTTPSHLPYGGIASFARAPTVETGDEWSADVAVLGIPFDLALGFRPGARFAPRALREASLRYVPPFTDLSGRTRLVGVTFADAGDVVLPSLEPELARERIMEAARRVRSRCRLPVFLGGDHSVTFPLLCAFRDVPDLHVVQLDAHLDFTDVRNDTRYSNSSPFRRAAEALPNLVHITTLGLRGLRHDPEAVAAAGERGHTLVPMEEVEALFRDVLGALPAGRPVYLSVDADAFDPAVLPGTSSPEPDGFTYALALRVIRETVRRHTLVGLDLVELAPNLDPSGRSALIAARLILETLCEVFDASS; encoded by the coding sequence GTGACCACTCCCTCCCACCTTCCCTACGGCGGCATCGCCTCCTTTGCCCGCGCGCCCACCGTGGAGACGGGGGATGAGTGGAGTGCAGACGTGGCGGTCCTGGGCATCCCCTTCGATCTCGCGCTGGGTTTCCGGCCTGGGGCCCGTTTCGCCCCCCGCGCGCTACGGGAGGCCAGCCTGCGCTACGTTCCGCCCTTCACCGACCTGTCCGGCCGGACCCGCCTGGTGGGCGTAACTTTTGCCGACGCGGGGGACGTGGTTCTCCCCAGCCTGGAGCCGGAACTCGCGCGGGAACGCATCATGGAGGCGGCCCGGCGGGTCCGGTCACGCTGCCGCCTCCCCGTCTTCCTCGGTGGGGACCACAGTGTCACCTTCCCGCTGCTGTGCGCCTTTCGGGACGTGCCCGACCTCCACGTCGTCCAACTCGACGCGCACCTCGACTTCACGGACGTGCGCAACGACACGCGCTACAGCAACTCCAGCCCCTTCCGACGGGCGGCGGAGGCCCTCCCCAACCTCGTTCACATCACCACGCTGGGGCTGCGCGGGCTGAGACACGACCCGGAGGCGGTGGCGGCGGCGGGGGAACGCGGGCACACGCTGGTGCCGATGGAGGAGGTCGAAGCCCTCTTCCGGGATGTGCTGGGGGCGCTCCCCGCCGGGCGTCCGGTCTACCTCAGCGTGGACGCGGACGCCTTCGACCCCGCCGTGCTGCCGGGCACGAGCAGCCCCGAGCCGGACGGCTTCACCTACGCGCTCGCCCTGAGGGTCATCCGTGAGACCGTGCGGCGGCACACGCTGGTCGGCCTCGACCTCGTGGAACTCGCGCCGAACCTCGATCCCTCGGGCCGTAGCGCCTTGATCGCGGCGCGGCTCATCCTGGAGACGCTGTGCGAGGTGTTCGATGCCTCGTCGTGA
- a CDS encoding IclR family transcriptional regulator, with amino-acid sequence MPRTLSTVDGAVRVLEAFDADHTEWTLSGLAAHLGEPTSTLHEQLTTLAASGLLVRVGRGRYRLGWRLLKLSSALYGSVPWYAPAHDAMNALARGTHLLAFLSVLERDRGGGARVLCIARSVQGRDGPPVAGETQFELPPHASASGKLLYALHGLDPPGDAPRFTPFTLGTSWEAEAEGIRAAGLAVTRDEWALGTGGLAVPLRGAGGEVLGALGVSFPSTRRRDQEGLIRRLRDAADGVAWTLGHRPRG; translated from the coding sequence GTGCCCAGAACCCTCTCCACCGTGGACGGTGCCGTGCGCGTACTGGAGGCCTTCGACGCCGACCACACGGAGTGGACGCTCTCCGGGCTGGCCGCCCACCTGGGAGAGCCGACCTCCACCCTGCATGAGCAACTCACGACGCTCGCGGCGAGCGGGTTGCTCGTGCGGGTCGGGCGGGGACGCTACCGGCTGGGGTGGCGGCTGCTGAAGCTCTCCAGCGCCCTGTACGGCAGCGTGCCGTGGTACGCGCCCGCCCACGACGCGATGAACGCACTGGCGCGCGGCACGCACCTGCTGGCCTTTCTGAGCGTGCTGGAGCGGGACCGGGGGGGCGGCGCCCGCGTTCTGTGCATCGCGCGCTCGGTGCAGGGCCGCGACGGGCCCCCGGTGGCGGGCGAGACGCAGTTCGAGCTGCCGCCCCACGCCAGCGCGAGCGGCAAGCTGCTGTATGCCCTGCACGGCCTGGACCCCCCCGGGGACGCCCCCCGCTTCACGCCCTTCACCCTCGGGACCTCCTGGGAGGCGGAGGCCGAGGGAATCCGCGCGGCAGGGCTCGCCGTCACGCGGGACGAGTGGGCCCTCGGCACCGGCGGGCTGGCCGTGCCCCTGCGGGGAGCGGGGGGTGAGGTGCTGGGGGCGCTGGGCGTCAGCTTTCCCAGCACCCGGCGGCGCGACCAGGAGGGCCTGATCCGCCGCCTCCGCGACGCCGCCGACGGGGTGGCCTGGACGCTCGGGCACCGCCCCAGGGGGTGA